The Chlorogloeopsis sp. ULAP01 genome window below encodes:
- a CDS encoding urease accessory protein UreD, producing MIQQCHSQTTTEPNQNWHGKLNLIYARAQGETQLIHSQYQAPLKVQRPFYPEGKNVCHSVILHTAGGIVGGDRLSCNFYLQPDAQALITTAAAGKIYRTNGLRARQTINIQIDANACLEWLPQETIVFNSALYRQDLRVELATGASYLGWEITRFGRTARGEKFVQGEWRSHTEIWQQGKPLWIDRQWLPGSDKIFHSPHGLNGQAIVGSLVWVQGAVSQEMIEKARNLWHGEGEVGVTRLEHGFLCRYRGSSTAEVRNWFISVWQLIRVSFLSRVSCLPRVWQI from the coding sequence GTGATTCAACAGTGTCACTCTCAAACAACAACTGAGCCTAACCAAAACTGGCATGGCAAGCTCAATTTAATATATGCTCGCGCTCAAGGTGAAACCCAACTAATTCACAGTCAATATCAAGCACCATTGAAGGTACAACGTCCGTTTTATCCAGAGGGGAAAAATGTTTGTCATAGCGTGATTTTACATACAGCTGGTGGGATTGTGGGAGGCGATCGCCTATCGTGTAATTTTTATCTCCAACCTGATGCCCAAGCATTGATTACAACTGCTGCTGCTGGTAAGATTTATCGGACTAATGGGTTACGAGCAAGACAAACCATCAATATTCAAATTGATGCAAATGCTTGTTTGGAGTGGTTACCCCAAGAAACAATTGTGTTCAATAGTGCGTTGTATAGGCAAGATTTACGAGTAGAATTAGCTACGGGAGCAAGTTATTTAGGCTGGGAAATAACTAGATTTGGTCGCACTGCCAGAGGAGAAAAGTTTGTACAAGGAGAGTGGCGATCGCACACCGAAATTTGGCAGCAAGGCAAACCCTTATGGATAGATAGACAATGGTTACCCGGTAGCGACAAAATTTTTCACAGCCCTCACGGATTAAATGGACAAGCGATCGTAGGCAGTTTAGTTTGGGTTCAAGGTGCTGTTTCGCAGGAGATGATTGAAAAAGCACGTAATTTATGGCATGGAGAAGGTGAAGTCGGTGTGACTCGTCTAGAACATGGATTTTTGTGTCGATACCGTGGTTCTTCTACTGCTGAGGTGAGAAACTGGTTTATCAGTGTCTGGCAGCTAATTCGTGTATCTTTTTTAAGTCGTGTAAGCTGTCTGCCAAGAGTTTGGCAGATTTAA
- a CDS encoding urease subunit beta — protein MIPGEIITPQGEIELNAGRPTVKLRVSNTGDRPIQVGSHFHFFEVNAALNFEREQARGMRLDIPAGTAVRFEPGDEKEVTLVPLVGSRQVYGFNGRINGNL, from the coding sequence ATGATCCCAGGAGAAATCATTACACCACAAGGAGAAATCGAACTCAACGCAGGGCGTCCGACGGTAAAATTGCGAGTATCAAATACAGGCGATCGCCCAATTCAAGTTGGTTCTCACTTTCATTTTTTTGAAGTTAACGCCGCTTTAAACTTTGAACGAGAACAAGCGCGGGGAATGCGCCTCGATATTCCCGCCGGCACCGCAGTTCGTTTTGAACCAGGGGATGAAAAAGAAGTGACGTTAGTTCCTTTAGTTGGTAGTCGTCAAGTTTATGGTTTTAACGGCAGAATTAATGGCAACCTCTAA
- the ureA gene encoding urease subunit gamma — MQLTPQEKDKLLIFTAALLAERRKARGLKLNYPEAVAYISAAILEGARDGRTVAELMSYGTTLLTRDDVMEGVPEMIDQVQVEATFPDGTKLVTVHNPIR; from the coding sequence ATGCAACTGACGCCTCAGGAAAAAGATAAGCTACTTATTTTTACTGCTGCTTTATTAGCAGAAAGACGTAAGGCAAGAGGTTTGAAATTAAATTATCCCGAAGCTGTTGCTTATATTTCTGCTGCCATTTTAGAAGGTGCAAGAGACGGGAGAACAGTTGCAGAGTTAATGAGTTATGGCACCACTCTCCTGACGCGAGATGATGTCATGGAAGGAGTGCCAGAAATGATTGATCAAGTGCAGGTGGAAGCAACTTTCCCAGATGGAACAAAGTTAGTAACTGTACATAACCCTATTCGTTAA